Below is a genomic region from Argopecten irradians isolate NY chromosome 14, Ai_NY, whole genome shotgun sequence.
TACTTGTTATTGTTTCAATCTTTAGTTTCATAATCATCAGTTaggttattttttgtgttaacttAAAACATCTACAATGATAATTATACCTGTACTAattggatttattttgtaacTAATAGGTGTGTCTCAGTTTTAACCCCCAAAGTTCTGTGATAGCCACCGGTAGTATGGACACCACCGCCAAACTTTGGGATGTTGAAACAGGACAGGAGAAGGCTACACTATCGGTAAAAACTTCTTAATTTGagtttattcatatttttgaattCAAACTATCGGTAAAAACTTCTTAATTCTagtttattcatatttttgaattCAAAGTACACTTAAAGAAATTTGTTcctttgaatataattttgtacTAAACCTTTATTTTGTAGAAGCCTCTCTTTGCTGTATTAGATCCATTCAACcataaaaacatttattcagtagaataattgttttaatgatGATGTTTCACAATTACCTAATATATTTGATCCATTGATTATAGGgaaaatatttatacagtatacattaaCAGTTGAATTTAAACTATTGCCTGTTTTCACAGTTGCTCTATAAGAGCAAGCTTTTAAAGCGCATTATGTCTCCATttgatgttaaaaataaattgatttcattCATCAATCCTGGTTTTAAAATCCATGCCGCAATTTAAAGACTTATCATACTACAATTTATGATTACAAAATATGAAGAGATTGAATAGTGAGATAATCCTTGTATGTTATCAACCAATCTCTTtgacatctttttttttcttattatgtgtaatatgtgtatatgttttaCTTCTGTTTACAGGGTCATTCAGCTGAAATCATATCCTTATCGTTCAGTTCTAATGGCCGCCAGCTCATCACAGGTTCATTTGATCACACAGTGTCTGTCTGGGATGTCACCAATGGAAAGTAGGTCAAAGTTCAATCAGTACAACATAGGTCAATGTCATTCCATTCTTATTCTGACACAGCACTCTTGTTGCATGTGAAGAGGGCGCTCTAGGGCTAATTTAGACTATGCCAattgttattgtatttatttagcACCTGACAGTATCATATCCTGAAATCAAAATTACACTTGAATACTATTTATTAATTTCGAAGTGGTAGACGAAATGCTTTAAATATGTCTATCTTTCTGTGATTTCAGGAAAATCCACACTTTGATTGGTCACAGGGCAGAAATCAGTAGTGCCCAGTTCAATTACGATTGTTCTCTCATTGCCACTGGCTCCATGGACAAAACATGTCGCATCTGGAATGCAAAAACAGGTAAGTGAtgcaaacaattaaaacaaataacaaacaaaaatactgCTGCATGTTTTGTTCATTGTGCAGAATTTGTTGTTGACTTTGTGTTAGCTGTGAAaccatgaatataaaaacagcaacaattttgttttgaatattaTTGTCTTTAATGctcaattccgtctttgcatattacagagtaagctcccttgcaGATGGGTATcaattgttatgtcattattttgtgagcgcaattcatgtcgttatctctgaaaagtatgacattacgctcacaaacacatcaatacctacccgcaagggcagataactctgtaatgtgcaaatacaaAATTGGCTACCCATGAATATCAAACTCTGAGTCAccaaaaaaagtacacatgatgaatatttaatgttatactGCAATAAAAACTTCACATTCTGTGGCTTAAATTCTGTTTCACACTCAATTTTTTGTCTGCTTTAAAATTTAACCAAAGTATTTCACCACTGTAGGTAAATGTGACGCTACATTACGTGGCCATGATGATGAGGTACTGGATGTTGGGTTTGATTACACGGGGCAACACTTACTGACAGCTTCGGCTGACGCAACCGCTCGGGTCTACAATACCACAACTCACCAACTCATCTGTAAGCTGGAAGGCCATGAGGGCGAAATATCAAAGGTAAGCTGGAAGGCTATGATTGTGAAATATCAAAGGTAAGCTTGAGGGCCATGATCGAGGGTGAAATTTCAAAGGCATTCGAGATGAAAAAGGAAATGTTACCTAGATATACATGAtggcaaaatatgaaaaatgagtATCAGAACAATGAccatgaaatatcaaaatgtaagTTTGAGGGCATTGAGGTGAAAAATTGAAGTTAACTTAACCTTCAGGACCATGAGGGCAAGGTTACAAAAGTTTCATAAACTGTGTGGGCAAAATATCTGAAGTTAATATGGCCAATGAATGTGAAAAATAAGAAGATAATAGATGTTAATGAGTACAAAATATAATAGGTAGGGTAAATGGCAAATGAGGTAAAataaattttagaaaataacgAGAACTGTATGAGTACAAATTGATATTCCAGGTTTGATGTTCgtcaaaatatcaatatcatcaGGAAAGTTTTGATGTCGGTcgaaatatcaatattgatattgaaatgCAGGGGAAGGGGGCATGAGgtagaaatattgatattgtatgCAAAGCGGGATAGAAAGACAAATAATGTGTCATTTCTGTCTTATTTATTTACAGATCTGTTTTAACCCACAAGGAACTTCAGTATTAACAGCAAGCTCTGACAAAACAGCGCGACTCTGGGATCCAGAAAACGGTTCTTGTAAACAAATTCTGGAGGGACACTCGGATGAAATATTCAGCTGTGCTTTTAATTATGAAGGAAATACAGTAATTACAGGTAGGGTGCTTCTTATTTATTAAAGTATTTTAGTAATGCTGGATTTATACCTAGTCACATTTTATCTCACCTATTAATTAAACTATGTTCTATTGAACAAACAAGATACTGTATACAGTAAATCATGTTCATAACTACAACACTAACAATGAATTTATTGTTACTACATAATATTTTCCTTTCCCTGTCAAGGTTCCTGGACGTTGTCTTTACAAATTCTTATCTCAGCTCTCCTATTAATTCTGAAGGTTTTATGTGTGATAATATAGAAtttaaatttacaataaaatcaacaattTAGTTATGCTTCCCGCAACAAAGTTAAGttggggtatactggaatcaggttgtctgtctgtcGGTCCGTCTGTcagtagacacaactttgtcagacaaactcctcctaaactacttgacagattttgataaaatttggtacacagaaccctgacataaaggggagttgagtgaACTAtgtagggttctgcaatgtcccctattaatggagttattactaaatttgtgcagtgGGGATTAtaagtcgtccactctggtaaACGTTCTAGTTATTTCTGAATCGgtaaattatatgatattaaacctaaaatttcaataaaaatgattttacattatttttgcaGGGAGTAAAGACAACACGTGTCGAATATGGAGGTGATGTTAGCAGACAAAAGTCAATGACAGTATTACAACATTTTTACCAGTACGTGTGATGACTGGTCCATAAATCATACCAAATTCTTCATCTTCATCAATAGACTCCAGTCATGTACTGCAAGAACTAGCTCATATTCAGCTCCAGGATATGGAACTCAGTGATGCACTTAAGCTTGCCTTATGGTTGATGTGTATTTGCTAGATATGGTCATCAATTTTGGAGTATTTATCAGATGATAATCAAGCTACAGTTATGCTGTAAAATTGGAATTGTTCGCAGCATGGAAATTTGcttttaatatatcaatttaattaaattgtggtgaatatatttatataaacaagtgTAGAAATAAAAAAGCACAAATTCTGAAATATGAATAATTCCATCATAGGTGCACTGTATGAAACttattttaaaactgaaaaatatCCACATTTACGTTATTGTTATAATTCAATTGCTCATTTCAAAAATGAATGTCTAAAATACAATAGTCATGTAGTATTAGAAAAACTTAAGAGAAGGGGACTTTGAGAATTTTTCACACTACACAGTCATCTATCCATAGGTCTGAGATGCTTATTAACTGTTACATTAAGTTATAGTTTTGCATGGAATTAACCAGTAGTGAATGCTTGATTTGAATGAATTAAGtcacaaaaataatgtatatatatattgtatttatcatattttgattGAGTGATCGGTTATGTTAACGTTTTCATTTTAATGCATATTTTGTTTACACTGTATCAAATACAGTAATCTCACATCTGACCAGTCAAGAAATAACTTCTGCTGCATTGTATCATCACTTTGAAGAATACTTTCTACACTGACATTTGTTACCAATATTCAATCATTACTGTTGTTAGGTATTAGCATCATGATAGAACAAAGCCAGGAATACACCGTGATCAAGAATGTCTTATAGGTGGgatgaattttgaatttaattggTGGCATTATGTACAAGTTTGTATGTGTGATGTAAGTGTTTGTTACTGAAGGGAAGCTCTAGATAGtctctgtctttgcatattacagagttacctcccttgcaggtatAGCTTTCAATCGTGAAGTCCTCATTTCATGAGCGAAACTCATGTTGTGCAAGTTTGATGTTATGCTATTGCAAAATACATTACGTCAAAAGCTGTAAGAGCaaataactgtaatatgcaaatacagaataatgaaGTCCGTTCGAATTTAACAAGGATTAAGTTATTACATTGCCGTTTCTTGTGTCTTTAATATATCATGTTATGGATTCtgaaatatgtaaatttcaataattatgACATTGTAGCTAGATTTGTATAAATCTATATTTCTAATGCAGATTCAAGTTCATTATCTGAGTTGATACTAAGTGATGAacatcaaataattttttttttagattgaATGTCATTTACAGTAATTAGAATCCAGAATTTATGGATTCTTAATGACAttcaatcaaattaaaaatttgtCTGAGTGTCTTTCTTGTCACTGATACTGTACAAGTGCTTGTTTTAATTTAAGAAATTATTATTGTTGTCTtcacatataaaaataattcttcTGTAAGTTTAATGAATTTACTTTGATATTTGAAGCATTCACCATGATAGGGAATTGTcaaattataatcattatatattatgtaaaattcCACTGATAAGTTAGATGCCTATGAATTCTTGATACAGTACTACACCAATgagtataataaataaaaagttttttcACAAGTGTGACTCAAACAGATACACCTCACACCCTTTCAAGTCCgattgaatatatttattaacgGCCTAGCTAAAGATTGTGTTTTTCTAATAAATGTATAACTGTGTGATGAATAGAAATTCATATTGATCAGACAGATCTATTATACATTGGTATTATAAACCAGTCAACAGTGTGACCATTTAATTTAGTTTCAAAATCAGAGACTCTCAGTTTGACAGTTAAAATTtgtgatttttctttaaaaaaagaaacagtacatgtactagattttttacatgttttaatgTATCCAATACGTATAGAGTACTAGTGTCGTGACAGTAAAAGATAGATAATTTTATCTATTACCTGGTATTAGTTATTCTCTCATCATAAAATCTCCTATATCACAATATAATTACAGATTAATAAATCTGCATAATAAAAAGCTGGAATAGGATCAGTTTAATTTGATTAGATTTGGGAATATTACCAAtccaaaaatgttttctgttaccatgataaaattgttttcatatttaccATACATTGACCAATAGAAAAAAAAGGACGTTATGATATATGAATTTCCAGGTACACAATATAGTATATTTATTGTTAATCCCATCCACTTTTAAACATGCTGTGTGATTGTATTTAACATTCCATATGATAGTTGATGAAATTTACATATAGAATCAACATtcctttatttatatacatctatattatatttttaatctgATTTATTTATTGAAACTGAAATCCATCCCCAGTTTTCTCTCCGTCCTGAACTTGtgttatatgatatacatgtacatgtatttttgaatAGATTAAGGTTTGTGTTCtgtgtatttttaatttattgtgaattatatatttttttaatgtgtatatatgCATGAAAGAGTCAGACCTGCAGAATCTGTGTGTATGATTAATTCTTATTTCACAATGTGATTCAAAATAGACATTAGTCAGCCATACATCTGCACACCATCGCCATTCCAATTCTGGTATCGACAGTCACCTTTGTTGGTTGTAAACTGTAGTTTGTTTGAGTCCCCCGGGCTTCAGAAATGAGAAGGTCTTGCATTTGGGAGATAATCAGAATAGattattaaattaaatgttgtccaatatatatacatttttttatatataagtgcCTGCTAATGGAAGTTCTCTGTATATGTAGATTTGACTGGATTAATAGAactaatgcaaaaaaaaaataatatgtctgtttagggttacctgaccgaccctaatttttgaCCCACGACCCTaatttgttttccatttttctatgaaaaaaaattaaaagtcgggatttcaaTCACAGACTCCAGTTCccgccattattttagagtgaaagacacacacacacaaaaaagtACTCCCGACcaaccgaccctatttttttttgccaatgtaaacctaaacatatttttttggcctaatgaaATAAAAGTTCAGCAATCATCTCAGATTTTATGATGACCATATTTCGTTTTtccatgttacagagttatctcccatgtggTAGATAAatcgattgtgac
It encodes:
- the LOC138306820 gene encoding dynein assembly factor with WD repeat domains 1-like produces the protein MKLKRFLLRYYPPGIILEYEQGGNVKTKSIDLLDLKPETNVDAVVNEIAEKEPLITASKMDQVKKLVIRLQEKLSQRDDHHFYLFKVLRAHILPLTNVAFNKSGSSFITGSYDRTCKVWDTASGEELHTLEGHRNVVYAIAFNNPYGDKIATGSFDKTCKLWSSETGKCFHTFRGHTAEIVCLSFNPQSSVIATGSMDTTAKLWDVETGQEKATLSGHSAEIISLSFSSNGRQLITGSFDHTVSVWDVTNGKKIHTLIGHRAEISSAQFNYDCSLIATGSMDKTCRIWNAKTGKCDATLRGHDDEVLDVGFDYTGQHLLTASADATARVYNTTTHQLICKLEGHEGEISKICFNPQGTSVLTASSDKTARLWDPENGSCKQILEGHSDEIFSCAFNYEGNTVITGSKDNTCRIWR